Proteins found in one Pelobacter seleniigenes DSM 18267 genomic segment:
- a CDS encoding ABC transporter substrate-binding protein: MTTETIHKDMTVKEVLDRWPETLDVFIANGFANFRDERQRNAVATFLKLERAAQTKNYDLDNFLGLLQQKISEQLHQADVTMKQTQKAGSQINVSGLLPCPVRLPLLEGFDAFIEDFTRQTGHQVSYKLEAASVGADWIEDNIKGIEDAEQLPDIFVSAGFETFFDRQTIGRFKEQGVFTDITPTEVNSDFSGIDIKDPKRDYSIIAAVPAVFMINHEVRGDLPIPRRWSDLLQPEFAQQVALPVGDFDLFNAILLALHKEHGQAGVEALGRCMLKSMHPSQMVKNAKRVAEEKPYVTIMPYFFTKMARMVKSLEIIWPEDGAIVSPIFMLTRQDSLARVKPIAEFLCGQQVGEILAQKGLFPSLHPAVDNGLDFPHPWKWIGWDYIYNNDIGALIRQTNALFEASMNAA; encoded by the coding sequence ATGACAACCGAAACCATTCATAAAGACATGACTGTCAAAGAGGTGCTTGACCGCTGGCCGGAAACCCTCGATGTATTTATCGCCAACGGTTTTGCCAATTTCCGCGATGAACGGCAGCGCAATGCGGTTGCCACATTTTTAAAACTGGAACGAGCCGCCCAGACCAAAAACTATGATCTGGACAACTTCCTCGGGCTGTTGCAGCAGAAAATTTCTGAACAGCTGCACCAGGCCGATGTCACCATGAAGCAGACCCAGAAGGCCGGCAGCCAGATCAATGTCAGTGGGCTGCTCCCCTGCCCGGTGCGCTTGCCGCTGCTGGAAGGGTTCGATGCCTTTATCGAAGACTTTACCCGGCAGACCGGACACCAGGTCAGCTACAAACTGGAAGCGGCTTCGGTCGGTGCCGACTGGATCGAGGACAATATCAAGGGGATCGAAGACGCCGAACAGCTGCCCGACATCTTTGTCTCGGCCGGTTTCGAAACTTTTTTCGACCGCCAGACCATCGGCCGTTTCAAGGAACAAGGTGTCTTTACCGACATCACCCCGACCGAGGTCAATAGCGATTTCAGCGGGATCGACATCAAAGATCCGAAACGGGACTATTCCATCATTGCGGCAGTCCCGGCGGTGTTTATGATCAATCATGAGGTTCGCGGCGACTTGCCGATTCCTCGCCGCTGGTCCGATCTGCTGCAGCCAGAGTTTGCCCAGCAAGTCGCCCTGCCGGTCGGCGATTTCGACCTGTTCAACGCGATTCTGCTGGCTCTGCATAAGGAGCATGGCCAGGCTGGGGTCGAAGCCCTGGGGCGCTGCATGCTGAAATCGATGCACCCGTCGCAAATGGTCAAGAACGCCAAGCGGGTCGCGGAAGAGAAGCCTTACGTCACCATCATGCCCTACTTTTTCACCAAGATGGCGCGGATGGTCAAAAGTCTGGAGATTATCTGGCCCGAGGACGGGGCTATCGTCAGTCCGATCTTCATGTTGACCAGGCAGGACAGTCTGGCCCGGGTCAAACCGATTGCCGAGTTTCTGTGCGGCCAGCAGGTCGGCGAGATCCTTGCCCAGAAGGGGCTGTTTCCGTCCCTGCACCCTGCGGTCGACAACGGGCTGGATTTCCCCCACCCCTGGAAATGGATCGGCTGGGACTACATTTACAACAACGATATCGGGGCCTTGATCAGGCAGACCAATGCCCTGTTCGAAGCTTCCATGAATGCCGCCTGA
- a CDS encoding GTP-binding protein translates to MRFLTVSGPPSSGKTSVILRVIEALQARQRKIGVVKFDCLLTEDDQRYAQKGVLVQKGLSGALCPDHYFVSNIESCVKWGMEHECEYLISESAGLCNRCSPHINEITAVCVIDNLSGINTPRKIGPMLKSADIVVITKGDIVSQAEREVFASRVKQVNPGAVIMHVNGITGQGAFELTSLFEEASDIATLKGKTLRFSMPSALCSYCLGETRIGEEHQTGNVRKMDI, encoded by the coding sequence ATGCGTTTTCTGACTGTCTCCGGACCACCGTCGTCCGGTAAAACTTCCGTCATCCTCCGGGTCATCGAAGCCCTGCAGGCCCGCCAGCGCAAGATCGGCGTGGTCAAGTTCGACTGCCTGCTGACCGAAGACGACCAGCGCTATGCGCAAAAAGGAGTGCTGGTCCAGAAAGGGCTTTCCGGTGCGCTCTGCCCCGACCATTATTTTGTCAGCAATATCGAATCTTGTGTCAAATGGGGAATGGAGCATGAATGCGAATACCTTATCAGCGAGAGCGCCGGTCTCTGCAATCGCTGCTCTCCCCATATCAATGAGATCACCGCGGTTTGCGTCATCGACAACCTCAGCGGCATCAATACGCCACGCAAGATCGGTCCGATGCTCAAGTCGGCGGATATCGTCGTCATCACCAAAGGAGATATCGTCTCTCAGGCAGAACGCGAAGTGTTCGCTTCACGCGTCAAGCAGGTCAACCCCGGCGCGGTGATTATGCACGTCAACGGGATCACCGGACAGGGAGCATTCGAACTGACCAGCCTCTTTGAAGAAGCCTCGGATATCGCCACCCTGAAGGGAAAAACGCTGCGCTTTTCAATGCCCTCGGCGCTCTGTTCCTACTGCCTCGGGGAAACCCGGATCGGTGAAGAGCACCAGACCGGCAATGTCCGCAAAATGGATATCTGA
- a CDS encoding ATP-binding cassette domain-containing protein, with protein sequence MKQTSIYQQSLQQLLADHPYIEDFLTSFGLEVTPGPESLEEYLRGLDLDQLEDLGIDQARLRQSLDDFLTGMLALQEPHDRVDALTIIGGQDKSGQPEALEITLKPGQVICIVGPTGSGKSRLLADIEWVAQGDTPTGRRILINGEVPDSKWRFSTEHKLVAQLSQNMNFVMDLSAEEFIRMHAESRLVPDPEEKVRQILAQANELAGERFTPQTPVTSLSGGQSRALMIADMAFLSKSPIALIDEIENAGIDRKKALDLLVKEEKIILMATHDPILALMGDRRLVIKNGGIAKIIESSQAERINLKQLEELDNRLLALRNRIRAGETLEQL encoded by the coding sequence ATGAAACAAACCTCTATATATCAACAATCGCTCCAGCAACTGCTGGCAGATCATCCTTATATCGAAGATTTCCTGACCTCTTTCGGCCTGGAGGTCACCCCTGGCCCGGAAAGCCTTGAGGAATATCTACGCGGGCTCGATCTGGACCAGCTGGAGGACCTCGGCATTGATCAGGCCCGCCTGCGCCAGAGCTTGGACGATTTTCTTACCGGCATGCTGGCCCTTCAAGAGCCTCATGATCGAGTCGATGCCCTGACCATCATCGGCGGCCAGGACAAATCAGGGCAGCCCGAAGCCCTTGAAATCACCCTTAAACCGGGTCAGGTGATCTGCATCGTCGGCCCAACCGGGTCCGGCAAGAGCCGGTTGCTCGCCGATATCGAGTGGGTTGCCCAAGGCGATACCCCGACCGGCCGAAGAATCCTCATCAACGGCGAAGTTCCGGACAGTAAATGGCGGTTTTCCACCGAGCACAAGCTGGTCGCCCAGTTGTCCCAAAACATGAACTTTGTCATGGACCTGAGCGCGGAAGAGTTTATCCGCATGCACGCGGAAAGCCGCCTGGTGCCGGACCCGGAAGAGAAAGTCCGGCAGATCCTCGCCCAGGCCAATGAACTGGCCGGAGAACGCTTTACCCCGCAGACCCCGGTGACCTCGCTCAGCGGCGGCCAGTCCCGCGCCCTGATGATCGCGGACATGGCTTTTTTGAGCAAGTCACCCATCGCCCTGATCGATGAGATCGAAAATGCCGGGATCGACCGCAAAAAGGCCTTGGATCTGCTGGTCAAGGAGGAAAAAATCATCCTCATGGCCACTCACGACCCGATCCTGGCCCTGATGGGGGACCGACGGTTGGTGATTAAAAACGGCGGCATCGCCAAAATTATCGAATCGAGCCAGGCGGAACGGATCAACCTGAAACAGCTGGAAGAATTGGATAACCGTCTGTTGGCGCTCAGAAACCGGATTCGTGCCGGCGAGACGCTGGAACAGCTTTGA
- a CDS encoding PilZ domain-containing protein — protein MLIMKCPECQKYISSALLAEIPRIVCEHCGSEVAVKNILVSSNGFTFDRDDLLKRFFRYRKLLDEVIDERNTLAESAAVSAESKRSMQQFLTILQGMMTGARDNFRCLFADPIKVHLAYEQHRASCIFYNLSMTGACVLLPPSQPLPRVKGQMQLKFQLPGQERSYELGGRVCWTETAKEKAADGHRVGINFAPLDQVTRNDLWLYISQVATKVSV, from the coding sequence ATGTTGATCATGAAATGCCCCGAATGCCAGAAATATATCAGTTCGGCCCTGCTGGCGGAAATCCCCAGGATTGTCTGCGAACACTGTGGCAGCGAGGTCGCGGTCAAGAACATCCTGGTCTCCTCCAATGGTTTCACTTTCGATCGCGATGATCTGCTGAAGCGCTTTTTTCGCTATCGTAAGCTCCTCGACGAGGTGATCGATGAGCGAAACACCCTGGCTGAGAGCGCCGCGGTCTCTGCTGAGAGCAAGCGCAGTATGCAGCAGTTCCTGACGATTCTGCAGGGGATGATGACCGGCGCCAGGGATAATTTCCGCTGCCTGTTTGCTGATCCGATCAAGGTTCATCTGGCATATGAACAGCACCGGGCGAGCTGTATTTTTTATAACCTCAGCATGACCGGTGCCTGTGTCTTATTGCCGCCGTCCCAGCCGCTGCCGCGGGTCAAGGGGCAAATGCAGCTGAAGTTCCAGTTGCCGGGGCAGGAGCGCAGCTATGAGCTGGGCGGCCGGGTTTGCTGGACCGAAACCGCCAAGGAGAAAGCTGCAGACGGCCACCGGGTTGGCATCAATTTCGCGCCGCTGGATCAGGTAACCCGCAACGATTTATGGCTCTATATTTCCCAGGTGGCCACCAAAGTATCCGTTTAA
- a CDS encoding HD domain-containing phosphohydrolase: protein MLNTSVDLSGLGTVNALADIHDAKILIVDDNMANVALLEAILEEDDFTQLFSTTDPRQVLPLYRQHHFDLILLDIRMPEMSGIEVLEQLTEVLSDDFVPVIVLTAQTDQETRQQALASGAKDFVTKPFEDWEVLLRIENTLQSRLFYTRQVMRADLLEREIIKSTQEIRETQFEIVQRLGAAGELRDNETGAHVKRMSHMCSLLASKRKLGREFAELLLYASTMHDVGKIGIPDSILLKPGRLSAEEWQIMKQHPLIGARIIGDHKAKLISLARETALFHHEKWDGSGYPHGIAGNAIPIAARIAAICDVFDALTSERPYKKAWSVEQAVAVLEEESGKHFEPALVELFIANLPEILEIKASYLDTEVYDGWVEPQH, encoded by the coding sequence ATGTTAAACACTAGTGTCGATTTAAGCGGGCTCGGCACAGTCAATGCTCTGGCCGATATCCATGATGCAAAAATCCTGATTGTGGATGATAATATGGCCAATGTTGCCCTGCTGGAAGCTATTCTGGAAGAGGATGATTTCACCCAGTTGTTCTCTACCACCGACCCTCGTCAGGTTCTGCCACTCTACCGGCAGCATCATTTTGATTTGATCCTGCTCGATATCCGCATGCCGGAGATGTCGGGTATTGAAGTCCTGGAGCAGTTGACCGAGGTTCTTAGTGATGATTTTGTGCCGGTTATTGTCCTGACCGCGCAGACCGACCAGGAAACCAGGCAGCAGGCTCTGGCCTCCGGGGCCAAGGATTTTGTGACCAAGCCTTTCGAAGATTGGGAGGTCCTGCTGCGGATTGAAAACACCCTGCAGTCGCGGCTGTTCTATACCCGCCAGGTGATGCGGGCTGATCTGCTGGAACGGGAAATTATCAAGAGCACCCAGGAAATCAGGGAAACCCAGTTCGAGATCGTACAGCGGCTCGGCGCGGCCGGAGAACTGCGCGACAATGAGACCGGAGCCCACGTGAAACGGATGAGCCATATGTGCTCGCTGCTGGCGTCCAAACGAAAGCTCGGCCGAGAGTTTGCGGAACTGTTACTCTATGCCAGCACCATGCATGATGTCGGTAAAATCGGCATTCCCGACAGTATCCTGCTCAAACCCGGGCGACTGAGTGCTGAAGAATGGCAGATTATGAAACAGCATCCGTTGATCGGGGCGCGGATCATCGGCGATCATAAAGCCAAGCTGATTTCCCTGGCACGGGAGACAGCTCTGTTTCACCACGAAAAATGGGACGGCAGCGGTTATCCTCACGGCATCGCCGGTAACGCCATTCCGATCGCGGCCAGAATCGCCGCAATCTGCGATGTTTTTGATGCTTTGACCTCAGAGCGCCCCTATAAGAAGGCCTGGAGCGTGGAGCAAGCGGTCGCCGTTTTGGAAGAGGAATCAGGTAAACATTTTGAACCGGCCTTGGTGGAGCTTTTCATCGCCAACCTGCCGGAGATCCTGGAGATCAAAGCATCCTATCTGGATACTGAGGTTTATGATGGCTGGGTGGAACCGCAACACTAA
- a CDS encoding hybrid sensor histidine kinase/response regulator — translation MNNSSKNRMSLHNILVLALVFIAIITLAACHSLATQRQELFHYQQRTGQSRLESLHSLQNKLLNISLALQLLDRVRSSVEIDARVSSLEQSGRDLAGFWAEMIDVDSPEDSPGTITQEQRPHTGLELQAEIIATQGLIKQFEPLARALVQAQDSGSVAAMHAATADAQRYLRSVDSIFHDLTSKLAGLYRQQSLRLKQTRESAKSLNELVSHVELSIIVATMILLSLLGWQRTPKGQGSLARNSLEALASAQALELTQVYDQLKAQAAEHATALAELQAQGELAGFKLRMSERHYRRLMENISDVITITDAQGTILEISSAVNRTLGMEPGALVGRNIRELVCQDDLQDISIAELAQQYAQTGPFEYRVQMANGSYRVLESSIQQFKNDTEEVRYLFSSRDISLRKHAEEELHKLKMVVEQSPSSVVITDTAGRIEYVNPAFVAITGYSISEALGQNPKILNSGLNPAGIFAQLWTTISAGHIWQGEFINQKKNGEIYSENVLVIPIRNFNGDITHFVAVKENVTELKLARQQAEEANRAKSVFLSHMSHELRTPLNAINGFSQLLLKSKKHSLNDKQQGMVEQIHNAGQHLLQLINEVLDLARIESGQFSMSIENVEPSSLIEDCLALSRPQAEQYDVQLIYCGDQILPQLQADLTRVKQVLLNLLSNAIKYNCPGGRVEIKTQPENDDYLKFIVNDTGIGIPLEKQQDIFTPFTRVLENPEEIEGTGIGMTITKQLVEAMNGSIGFASEPGKGSSFWFVLPVAKDGQQLEVASPAATDGGRPGFSQSGSVAKRVLYVEDNIVNAVFMEGVFAEMSAYELLVANCAATGLEIAVREKPDLILMDLNMAGMNGFEAFSQLKTTRATQSIPVVAISADAMESTSKKAEKAGFKGFLTKPVDVDILRKTVTDLLEAVC, via the coding sequence ATGAATAATTCCTCCAAAAATCGGATGAGTCTGCACAACATTCTTGTCCTGGCTTTAGTTTTTATCGCGATTATAACCCTGGCCGCCTGCCACAGCCTGGCCACTCAGCGGCAAGAACTTTTTCACTACCAGCAGCGGACCGGGCAAAGCCGGTTGGAATCGTTGCATTCTCTGCAAAATAAACTTCTTAACATAAGTCTCGCTTTACAGTTGCTCGACAGGGTCCGGTCCAGCGTCGAAATCGATGCCCGGGTCAGCAGCCTGGAGCAGTCGGGCCGGGACCTCGCCGGTTTTTGGGCCGAGATGATCGATGTCGATTCCCCAGAAGACTCTCCGGGTACAATAACGCAGGAACAAAGGCCGCATACCGGCCTGGAACTGCAAGCTGAAATAATCGCCACTCAGGGGCTGATCAAGCAATTTGAGCCCCTGGCCAGAGCTCTGGTTCAAGCTCAGGACTCCGGGTCGGTCGCCGCTATGCACGCCGCAACTGCCGATGCGCAGCGATACCTGCGCAGTGTTGATTCCATTTTTCACGACCTCACCAGCAAACTGGCCGGACTGTACCGGCAGCAGTCGCTGCGCTTGAAGCAGACCCGTGAATCCGCCAAGTCCTTGAATGAATTGGTCAGTCATGTCGAACTCAGTATTATCGTTGCCACTATGATTCTACTTTCGCTGCTTGGCTGGCAGCGCACCCCAAAAGGGCAAGGTTCTTTGGCCCGGAATTCTCTTGAGGCCTTGGCCAGTGCCCAGGCCCTTGAACTGACCCAGGTTTACGATCAACTTAAAGCCCAGGCCGCGGAACACGCCACCGCCCTGGCGGAGCTGCAGGCCCAAGGGGAACTAGCCGGGTTCAAGCTGAGGATGAGCGAACGGCATTATCGCCGCCTCATGGAAAACATCTCTGATGTGATTACCATTACCGACGCGCAGGGGACGATTCTTGAAATCAGCTCGGCGGTGAATAGAACCCTTGGCATGGAACCCGGCGCTCTGGTCGGCAGGAACATCCGCGAACTGGTGTGTCAGGACGATCTGCAAGATATTTCCATTGCCGAGCTGGCACAGCAATACGCACAAACCGGGCCTTTCGAATACCGGGTGCAGATGGCCAATGGCAGCTACCGGGTGTTGGAATCCTCGATTCAGCAATTCAAAAACGATACGGAGGAGGTTCGGTATCTGTTCAGCTCGCGCGATATCTCATTACGCAAACATGCCGAAGAAGAATTGCATAAATTGAAAATGGTTGTTGAACAATCCCCGAGTAGCGTCGTGATCACTGATACTGCGGGGCGGATCGAATATGTCAATCCGGCGTTTGTTGCAATTACCGGTTACAGTATCAGTGAAGCTCTTGGTCAGAATCCCAAAATTCTCAATTCAGGATTAAATCCGGCGGGGATCTTTGCGCAGCTCTGGACTACCATCAGCGCAGGACATATCTGGCAGGGTGAATTTATCAACCAGAAAAAAAATGGTGAAATCTATTCTGAAAACGTTCTGGTTATCCCGATTCGCAATTTTAACGGCGATATTACTCATTTTGTGGCGGTCAAGGAAAATGTCACCGAGCTGAAACTGGCCCGGCAGCAGGCCGAAGAGGCTAATCGCGCCAAGTCCGTCTTCCTGTCCCATATGAGCCATGAACTGAGAACCCCCTTGAATGCCATCAATGGGTTTTCCCAATTGCTGCTGAAAAGTAAAAAGCACAGCCTTAACGACAAACAGCAGGGTATGGTGGAGCAGATTCATAACGCCGGACAGCATCTGTTGCAGCTGATCAACGAGGTTCTGGACCTGGCCCGTATTGAATCGGGGCAGTTTTCCATGTCCATCGAAAATGTCGAGCCCAGTTCTTTGATTGAAGACTGCCTTGCACTGTCACGTCCCCAGGCCGAGCAGTACGATGTGCAGCTGATTTACTGCGGCGACCAGATCCTGCCGCAGTTGCAGGCGGACTTGACGCGGGTGAAGCAGGTACTGCTGAACCTGCTGTCAAATGCCATCAAATACAATTGTCCCGGCGGCAGGGTTGAAATCAAAACCCAGCCTGAAAACGATGACTATCTCAAGTTTATTGTCAATGATACCGGTATCGGCATCCCGCTGGAAAAGCAGCAGGATATCTTCACCCCGTTTACCCGGGTCCTGGAGAATCCCGAAGAGATTGAGGGAACCGGGATCGGGATGACCATTACCAAACAGCTGGTTGAAGCGATGAACGGCAGTATCGGTTTCGCCAGTGAGCCCGGGAAAGGTAGTTCGTTCTGGTTTGTATTACCCGTTGCAAAGGACGGCCAGCAGCTTGAGGTGGCCTCGCCTGCTGCAACAGATGGCGGCAGGCCTGGTTTTTCTCAATCGGGTTCTGTTGCCAAGAGGGTTCTCTATGTTGAAGATAATATTGTCAATGCAGTGTTCATGGAGGGTGTCTTTGCAGAGATGTCGGCCTATGAATTACTGGTGGCAAATTGCGCTGCCACGGGTCTTGAAATAGCTGTCCGGGAAAAACCGGATCTGATTCTAATGGATTTAAACATGGCAGGAATGAATGGCTTTGAAGCCTTCAGTCAGCTTAAAACGACCCGGGCGACGCAGAGTATTCCGGTTGTCGCCATCAGCGCCGATGCCATGGAGAGTACGTCTAAAAAAGCTGAAAAAGCAGGTTTCAAAGGTTTCCTGACCAAACCTGTTGATGTTGATATCCTCAGAAAAACCGTGACCGATTTATTGGAGGCAGTATGTTAA
- the rplI gene encoding 50S ribosomal protein L9 — MNTNVILRENVDGLGTIGDVVSVKVGYARNYLVPQGFASIADDRNVKELEHQKRQLARKLEKVTKDAEAVKARIEKVTCEFTQRASEEGKLFGSVTSMDIEAKLNAAGIDIDRKKIQLSEPVKSLGEHTISVKLDAGVVAELKVVVNKEEE, encoded by the coding sequence ATGAATACCAATGTTATTTTAAGAGAAAATGTCGATGGTCTGGGAACGATCGGCGATGTCGTCAGCGTCAAGGTCGGCTATGCCCGTAATTACCTTGTCCCCCAGGGATTTGCCAGTATTGCTGATGACCGCAATGTCAAGGAACTGGAGCATCAAAAACGCCAACTGGCTCGGAAGCTTGAAAAAGTCACCAAGGATGCCGAAGCTGTCAAAGCCCGCATCGAAAAAGTGACCTGCGAGTTTACTCAGCGCGCCAGTGAAGAAGGAAAGCTTTTCGGTTCCGTGACTTCGATGGATATCGAGGCCAAATTGAATGCTGCCGGTATCGACATTGACCGTAAAAAAATTCAGTTGAGCGAACCGGTAAAATCCCTTGGTGAGCATACAATTTCAGTCAAACTTGACGCCGGAGTGGTTGCAGAGCTCAAAGTGGTGGTTAACAAAGAAGAAGAATAA
- a CDS encoding YybS family protein, whose product MKAQAVLFTAIGIGITLFCLLGVSWLGPMGAFLNLFSALPAAYLTLRFGIRSGMVVVTVVCLILAQLTTTYTLMAYLGLFGVGSLLLPYCLLRRIPWDRAVFYATLGAAVVTAVMMIGTVVAQDLNMATLVDQMVRSEVDQAMQVYRDAGFNGSQLQDMKAAVESMAGFISRSFYGLYLAVLFGVQALTMVFLQRFKQSKEQIVGPSFARWRLPAPLIWVLIAGGFLQLVPLAGLSVVGWNLLVVVLPLYFFQGMAVVHHFLQRKKYPSPVKGVIYLLLLIFNPLPVIVTSVGVFDLWIDFRRPRQKQI is encoded by the coding sequence ATGAAAGCACAGGCAGTTTTATTTACCGCAATTGGTATCGGAATCACCCTGTTTTGCCTGCTGGGGGTCAGTTGGCTTGGACCGATGGGGGCTTTTCTGAACCTTTTCAGTGCACTGCCTGCTGCTTATCTCACGCTACGGTTTGGAATTCGCAGTGGTATGGTTGTGGTCACGGTGGTCTGCCTGATTCTGGCGCAACTGACCACGACCTATACCCTGATGGCCTACCTCGGGTTATTCGGGGTTGGCTCTTTGCTGTTACCGTACTGCCTGTTGCGTCGCATTCCCTGGGATCGGGCTGTTTTTTACGCCACGCTGGGCGCAGCCGTGGTAACTGCCGTGATGATGATCGGAACGGTTGTCGCTCAGGATCTCAATATGGCGACGCTTGTCGACCAGATGGTCCGTTCCGAAGTTGATCAGGCCATGCAGGTTTATCGTGACGCTGGCTTTAACGGCAGCCAACTTCAGGATATGAAGGCGGCCGTCGAGAGCATGGCTGGTTTTATCAGCCGAAGCTTTTACGGTCTTTATCTGGCGGTGCTGTTTGGTGTCCAGGCGCTGACCATGGTTTTTTTGCAGCGCTTCAAACAGAGCAAAGAGCAGATTGTGGGCCCATCATTTGCGCGCTGGCGTTTGCCTGCACCGTTGATCTGGGTTCTGATCGCAGGGGGCTTTCTCCAGTTGGTTCCGTTGGCCGGGTTGTCTGTGGTCGGTTGGAACCTGCTGGTGGTGGTTTTGCCGTTGTACTTTTTTCAAGGGATGGCCGTTGTTCATCATTTTTTACAACGGAAAAAGTATCCCTCACCGGTTAAAGGGGTTATTTATCTGCTGCTGCTGATATTTAACCCGTTGCCAGTGATTGTCACCAGCGTCGGGGTCTTCGATCTTTGGATCGATTTTCGCCGGCCCAGGCAAAAACAAATTTGA
- the rpsR gene encoding 30S ribosomal protein S18, producing the protein MAYENSGRPSASSAAPRRRFGRRKICRYCADKNQKINYKDIDNLRYYLTERGKIVPRRISGTCAAHQRQIAEAIKNARQIALLPYTASHSL; encoded by the coding sequence ATGGCATATGAAAATTCAGGTCGTCCTTCAGCGTCATCTGCGGCACCCCGTCGTCGTTTTGGCCGGCGTAAAATTTGTCGTTACTGTGCTGATAAAAATCAGAAGATCAATTACAAGGATATCGACAACCTGCGCTATTATCTGACGGAACGGGGCAAGATTGTTCCGCGGCGGATTTCCGGTACCTGTGCAGCACATCAGCGGCAGATCGCAGAAGCGATTAAAAACGCCCGGCAAATTGCGCTGTTGCCTTATACCGCGTCGCATTCCCTGTAA
- the rpsF gene encoding 30S ribosomal protein S6 translates to MRNYESLYIIHPDIVGDGLTAVVEKFQTILTDQAAEIYKLDNWGVRKLAYPIKKVERGCYVQVLFSAEPEVIAEYERRLRLDENILRFLTVKIEGDFASAEPSTEASARVEDDDDEIADEEE, encoded by the coding sequence ATGAGAAACTATGAATCACTCTATATCATTCACCCGGATATTGTCGGCGATGGCCTGACAGCCGTGGTGGAAAAATTCCAGACGATTTTGACCGATCAAGCGGCTGAAATCTATAAGCTGGATAACTGGGGCGTCCGTAAATTGGCGTATCCCATCAAAAAAGTTGAACGTGGCTGTTATGTTCAGGTTCTTTTTTCCGCTGAGCCGGAGGTCATTGCCGAATATGAGCGGCGCTTGCGTCTGGACGAAAATATCCTGCGCTTTTTGACCGTTAAGATCGAAGGGGATTTCGCCAGTGCCGAGCCTTCTACCGAGGCTTCTGCCCGGGTCGAGGATGACGATGACGAAATCGCGGATGAAGAAGAATAA
- the ychF gene encoding redox-regulated ATPase YchF — protein MGFKCGIVGLPNVGKSTIFNAITSAGAESANYPFCTIEPNVGVVAVPDERLNRLAEIVHPQQILPTSMEFVDIAGLVRGASKGEGLGNQFLGHIRQVDAIAHIVRCFNDDNVVHVDGSVDPLRDIEVIQTELNLADLDTVDKRILRGKKQAKSGDKKLQAELEVLEKIAAALNEGLPARAVQLEPEERKAISDLHLITIKPVLYVANVAEDDLAGEHPFVDKVRAHAVAEGAEMVTICGKIEAEIAELDNEEKLEFLQELGLDESGLDRMIHAGYKLLGLITYFTAGVKEVRAWTIPDGALAPQAAGVIHSDFEKGFIRAEVTAYEDYLKSGGESGAKEKGLLRLEGKDYRVIDGDIMHFRFNV, from the coding sequence ATGGGCTTCAAATGTGGAATCGTCGGCCTGCCGAATGTAGGGAAATCGACAATTTTCAATGCTATTACTTCGGCAGGCGCGGAATCGGCCAACTACCCGTTTTGTACCATCGAGCCGAATGTCGGCGTGGTGGCCGTGCCTGACGAGCGCCTTAATCGGCTTGCCGAGATTGTGCATCCTCAGCAGATCTTGCCGACCAGCATGGAATTTGTCGATATCGCCGGTCTGGTTCGGGGAGCCAGCAAGGGGGAGGGGTTGGGAAACCAGTTCCTCGGCCACATCCGCCAAGTCGATGCCATTGCCCACATTGTACGTTGCTTCAATGATGACAATGTTGTGCATGTGGACGGCTCCGTGGACCCGTTGCGCGATATTGAGGTCATTCAGACCGAACTTAATCTGGCTGATCTTGATACCGTCGACAAACGCATCCTGCGCGGGAAAAAACAGGCCAAAAGCGGTGATAAGAAGCTCCAGGCCGAATTGGAAGTGCTGGAAAAAATCGCTGCCGCACTGAATGAAGGGCTGCCGGCGCGTGCCGTTCAGCTGGAGCCTGAGGAGCGCAAGGCCATTTCCGATCTGCACCTGATCACCATCAAGCCGGTGCTCTACGTTGCCAATGTCGCTGAAGACGACTTGGCCGGAGAGCATCCCTTTGTTGACAAGGTTCGTGCCCACGCTGTTGCCGAGGGGGCGGAAATGGTCACCATCTGTGGCAAGATCGAAGCGGAAATCGCCGAACTCGACAATGAGGAAAAGCTTGAATTTTTGCAGGAGCTTGGGTTGGATGAATCAGGACTCGACCGGATGATCCATGCCGGTTATAAACTTCTCGGTCTGATTACCTATTTCACCGCCGGGGTGAAAGAGGTTCGAGCATGGACCATTCCCGATGGGGCGCTGGCCCCCCAGGCTGCCGGTGTGATCCACAGCGATTTCGAAAAAGGTTTCATTCGCGCTGAAGTGACTGCTTACGAGGATTATCTCAAGTCCGGTGGTGAGTCGGGCGCCAAGGAGAAAGGCCTGCTGCGTTTGGAAGGGAAAGATTACCGAGTCATTGATGGGGATATTATGCATTTCCGGTTCAACGTCTGA